From the genome of Scytonema hofmannii PCC 7110, one region includes:
- a CDS encoding DJ-1/PfpI/YhbO family deglycase/protease has product MVQHNNHSGKKRVAILIENYVEDSEFQVPYNAIKQAGIEIVVLGARMNETYKGKQGKLSKQADGTTSEAIASEFDAVIVPGGMAPDKMRRNPNTVRFVQEAMQQGKIVAAVCHGPQVLIEGDLLRGKQATGFLAIRKDMINAGANYIDEPLVVDGNLITSRQPGDLAIFTTAILSRLGYGGKDAALPNEKDTAAEWWKLADAWGGSTKGDIVKALNTSLAGERYSLEALENYIQKESEPQVNSVFQEMVGSKQRNIKILEARLDQLGEKPSLTANIANQYAKVKTALTGSDDIYQLRSALGDVQTGIGDIGALMAATTDPVSTTIFTQIHNDLRTYEQRLVDLYRAHSGAGVKPAKPTTGAAVSM; this is encoded by the coding sequence ATGGTACAACATAACAATCATTCTGGAAAAAAAAGAGTAGCTATCCTCATAGAAAACTATGTAGAGGATTCGGAGTTTCAAGTTCCATACAACGCTATAAAACAAGCAGGAATAGAGATTGTTGTCCTTGGTGCTCGGATGAATGAAACCTACAAAGGCAAACAAGGTAAACTTTCCAAACAAGCTGATGGTACAACATCAGAAGCGATCGCATCCGAATTTGATGCTGTAATTGTTCCTGGTGGTATGGCTCCTGATAAAATGCGCCGCAATCCCAACACTGTTAGATTTGTGCAAGAAGCTATGCAGCAAGGAAAGATTGTAGCTGCTGTTTGTCACGGTCCACAAGTTTTGATTGAAGGGGATTTGCTTCGAGGTAAGCAAGCGACAGGCTTCTTGGCGATTCGCAAAGACATGATTAATGCGGGTGCTAATTATATAGATGAGCCTTTAGTCGTTGATGGTAACTTAATTACATCACGCCAACCTGGAGACTTAGCCATTTTTACCACAGCTATTTTGAGCCGATTGGGATATGGCGGTAAAGATGCAGCATTACCAAACGAAAAAGACACAGCAGCTGAGTGGTGGAAACTCGCTGATGCTTGGGGCGGTTCTACCAAGGGTGATATTGTCAAAGCGTTAAATACATCTCTTGCTGGTGAGCGTTATTCTTTAGAAGCGCTGGAAAATTACATCCAAAAAGAATCAGAGCCACAAGTGAACTCTGTCTTTCAAGAAATGGTAGGAAGCAAACAGCGCAATATCAAAATATTGGAAGCACGTCTGGATCAATTAGGTGAAAAGCCTTCCTTGACAGCAAATATCGCTAACCAGTATGCAAAAGTGAAAACTGCCCTCACAGGAAGCGATGACATATACCAATTGCGTAGTGCTTTAGGAGATGTGCAAACTGGTATAGGTGATATTGGAGCTTTAATGGCAGCAACAACCGATCCAGTTTCAACGACCATTTTTACACAAATCCACAACGACCTACGGACATACGAGCAGCGACTCGTAGACTTGTATCGGGCGCATTCGG